A genome region from Planctomycetota bacterium includes the following:
- a CDS encoding PQQ-like beta-propeller repeat protein, with protein sequence MNRRAALGTLVWVTTLTVVTPALAEDWPAWRGPRGDGTSRESGVPTTWSGTENVIWRTDVPGIGHASPIVVGDRIFTVSCLETPGPSSGQPSSERRPPGPPKPQPEAKAADQDATAEKPPQTAVDRVLLCYDRRDGKLVWQQKVISTPLEKMHHLNSHASSTPASDGKWVFAAFLENLSDDPQVNRGNITVAAYDLAGKQQWIARPGVFSSTHGFCSNPVLFENLVIINGDHDGDSYITALDKTSGKTVWKVMREHKTRSYCTPLVRTVDGRPQLILSGSKCVASYDPRSGEQIWMIDGPTEQFVASIVDNGKLLFMTCGFPDKHLLAIRKDGTGNITDTHIAWRTKENCSYVPSPVVVGNYVMMIADNGIASCFLAETGERMWKERIGRRFSASLFTAGGLAYFTSDDGETTVVRPGAEFEVVAKNELGEACYASAAIADGQLFLRGEKHLFCIGKPAGK encoded by the coding sequence ATGAATCGTCGTGCGGCGCTGGGAACGCTGGTCTGGGTGACGACCTTAACGGTTGTAACGCCGGCGCTGGCCGAAGATTGGCCGGCTTGGCGCGGTCCCCGCGGCGACGGAACCAGCCGCGAGTCGGGCGTGCCGACCACCTGGTCTGGCACCGAGAACGTCATCTGGCGGACTGACGTGCCCGGCATTGGTCATGCCTCGCCGATCGTCGTCGGCGACCGAATCTTCACGGTCAGTTGCCTGGAAACGCCCGGCCCTAGCTCCGGTCAGCCCTCCTCGGAACGTCGCCCTCCTGGCCCCCCCAAGCCCCAGCCGGAAGCCAAAGCAGCCGACCAGGACGCCACGGCCGAAAAACCGCCCCAGACGGCGGTCGATCGGGTGCTGCTCTGTTACGACCGGCGCGATGGAAAGCTAGTCTGGCAGCAGAAGGTCATCTCGACGCCGCTCGAGAAGATGCACCATCTGAACAGTCACGCATCGAGCACTCCGGCCTCGGACGGCAAGTGGGTGTTCGCGGCCTTCCTGGAAAACCTCAGCGACGACCCGCAGGTGAATCGCGGCAACATCACCGTCGCGGCCTATGATCTGGCCGGCAAGCAGCAGTGGATCGCGCGGCCGGGGGTCTTTTCGAGCACGCATGGGTTCTGCAGCAATCCGGTGTTGTTCGAGAACCTGGTCATCATCAACGGCGATCACGACGGCGATTCGTACATCACGGCCCTCGACAAGACGTCGGGCAAGACGGTCTGGAAAGTGATGCGCGAGCACAAGACCCGCAGCTATTGCACACCGCTCGTGCGCACGGTCGACGGACGTCCTCAATTGATTCTCTCGGGTAGCAAATGCGTGGCCAGCTACGATCCACGCAGCGGGGAGCAAATCTGGATGATCGACGGGCCGACGGAACAGTTCGTGGCGTCGATCGTCGACAACGGCAAGCTGCTGTTCATGACGTGCGGCTTTCCCGACAAGCACCTGTTGGCCATTCGCAAGGACGGGACCGGCAACATCACCGACACGCACATTGCTTGGCGCACGAAGGAGAACTGTTCGTATGTCCCCTCGCCGGTCGTCGTCGGGAATTACGTGATGATGATTGCCGACAATGGTATCGCCAGTTGCTTTTTGGCCGAGACGGGCGAGCGGATGTGGAAAGAGCGGATCGGCCGGCGGTTTAGCGCCTCGCTGTTCACGGCCGGCGGGCTGGCGTATTTCACCTCGGACGATGGCGAGACGACGGTGGTGCGACCGGGGGCCGAGTTTGAAGTCGTCGCCAAGAATGAACTCGGCGAAGCGTGCTATGCCTCGGCGGCGATTGCCGACGGACAGCTTTTCCTGCGCGGCGAGAAGCACTTGTTCTGCATTGGCAAGCCGGCGGGCAAGTAA
- a CDS encoding agmatine deiminase family protein, with amino-acid sequence MAADGLRPAQQRYRMPAEWEPHAATWLSWPRRKKTWPDRFEPIPAVWAHLARTLAQFEPVQICAGGEGVMAEARALVGDTPNVTLHTIETNDAWMRDHGPMFLVGPAKSRPLLVDWGFNAWGGKYEAWDKDDRVPGEIARLLGYDTVRPGIVLEGGAVDVNGIGTLLTTEECLLNPNRNPQLTRGDLEKYLVDYCSVRQIIWLGRGIVGDDTDGHIDELARFVGSRTVVAAYEDDPSDVNYAPLQDNWQRLQRAVDQDGRALDVLPLAMPGPVVVNGKRLPASYCNFYLCNGAVLVPQFDDPADAAALETLARLFPDRRAVPMPARDLVYGLGAYHCITQQQPRLPG; translated from the coding sequence ATGGCGGCTGACGGACTTCGACCGGCACAACAGAGATATCGGATGCCGGCCGAGTGGGAGCCGCACGCCGCGACGTGGCTATCGTGGCCGCGGCGCAAGAAGACCTGGCCCGATCGCTTCGAGCCCATCCCGGCGGTGTGGGCCCATTTGGCCCGGACGCTTGCCCAGTTCGAGCCGGTGCAGATTTGCGCCGGCGGCGAAGGGGTGATGGCCGAGGCGCGAGCGCTCGTTGGCGACACGCCGAACGTGACGCTGCACACCATCGAAACGAACGACGCCTGGATGCGCGATCACGGGCCGATGTTCCTCGTCGGTCCCGCGAAAAGCCGGCCGCTGCTGGTCGATTGGGGCTTCAACGCCTGGGGGGGGAAGTACGAGGCCTGGGACAAGGACGACCGCGTCCCAGGTGAGATCGCCAGGTTGCTGGGCTACGACACGGTGCGGCCGGGGATCGTGCTGGAAGGGGGCGCTGTCGACGTCAACGGGATCGGCACGCTGCTGACGACGGAAGAATGTCTGTTGAATCCGAATCGGAATCCGCAACTGACGCGCGGCGACCTGGAAAAGTATCTGGTCGATTACTGCAGCGTGCGGCAGATCATCTGGCTGGGGCGAGGGATCGTCGGCGACGACACCGACGGCCACATCGACGAGTTGGCCCGGTTTGTGGGCTCGCGAACCGTCGTGGCCGCTTACGAAGACGACCCGAGCGATGTGAACTATGCGCCGTTGCAAGACAATTGGCAGCGTTTGCAGCGAGCCGTCGATCAAGACGGGCGGGCGCTCGATGTCTTGCCGCTGGCCATGCCTGGGCCGGTGGTCGTCAACGGCAAGCGTCTGCCGGCCAGCTATTGCAACTTCTATCTCTGCAACGGGGCGGTCCTGGTGCCGCAGTTCGACGACCCGGCCGATGCGGCGGCGCTTGAAACTTTGGCGCGATTGTTCCCCGATCGCCGTGCTGTGCCGATGCCGGCGCGGGACTTGGTCTATGGGCTAGGGGCGTATCATTGCATCACGCAACAGCAGCCGCGGCTGCCGGGCTGA